A stretch of the Thermus thermophilus genome encodes the following:
- the minC gene encoding septum site-determining protein MinC → MRLRATPKALALRLDGGETPEDVRRLSLPEGLPLEVEVAGPVAQETLEALLALGRPLTLVPPRGRVVEGTLVVPRGLRAGQRVEYPGTVVVLGDVNPGAEVVAGGDVIVVGRLMGLAHAGALGDEGRFIFALELRAKQVRIGPHLAQAPEEAKENLGPEVVRALEGRIVVEPWGRKPLP, encoded by the coding sequence ATGCGCCTCCGCGCCACGCCCAAGGCCCTGGCCCTCCGCCTAGACGGCGGCGAGACGCCCGAGGACGTGCGCCGCTTAAGCCTCCCCGAGGGGCTTCCCCTGGAGGTGGAGGTGGCAGGGCCCGTCGCCCAGGAGACCCTGGAGGCCCTTCTCGCCCTGGGAAGGCCCCTCACCCTCGTTCCCCCGCGGGGACGGGTGGTGGAGGGCACCCTGGTGGTGCCCCGGGGCCTCCGGGCCGGGCAACGGGTGGAGTACCCCGGCACCGTGGTCGTCCTCGGGGACGTGAACCCCGGGGCCGAGGTGGTGGCGGGCGGGGACGTGATCGTGGTGGGCCGCCTCATGGGCCTGGCCCACGCCGGGGCCTTGGGGGACGAGGGGCGCTTCATCTTCGCCCTGGAGCTTCGGGCCAAGCAGGTGCGCATCGGCCCCCACCTGGCCCAGGCCCCGGAGGAGGCCAAGGAAAACCTAGGGCCCGAGGTGGTGCGGGCCCTCGAGGGCCGGATCGTGGTGGAGCCCTGGGGGAGGAAGCCCCTTCCCTAG
- a CDS encoding IS5 family transposase (programmed frameshift), with amino-acid sequence MSSRRSYPSDLSDAEWALLEPLIPAPKPGGRPAKVPRREIVNAILYVLENGIKWRAMPHDLPHWSTVYHYFRKWQKEGIWEKAVQALARQDREREGRQASPSALVMDSQSVKTTEKGGPEGNDGAKKVKGRKRQILTDTGGRLLKAFVHPANEHDKRGGEALLLGMDLSLWPRVQKLFVDWGYRGLKGLASSLGLELEVVARPYAGVRGVWVREGEEAPELPRERGFKPLPKRWVVERTFAWLGRNRRLAKDYEANPGVSEAWVYLGMLRLLVKRLARAA; translated from the exons GTGAGCTCTAGACGATCTTACCCCAGCGACCTCAGCGATGCGGAGTGGGCCCTCCTGGAGCCCCTCATCCCCGCCCCCAAGCCCGGCGGCCGCCCCGCCAAGGTGCCGAGGAGAGAAATCGTTAACGCCATCCTTTACGTCCTGGAGAACGGCATCAAGTGGCGGGCCATGCCCCATGATCTGCCCCACTGGTCCACCGTCTACCACTACTTCCGCAAGTGGCAGAAGGAAGGCATTTGGGAGAAGGCCGTCCAAGCCCTGGCCCGCCAGGACCGGGAACGAGAAGGGAGGCAAGCTTCGCCCAGCGCTCTGGTGATGGATAGCCAGTCCGTGAAGACCACGGAAAAAGGGGGCCCCGAGGGAA ACGACGGGGCCAAAAAGGTCAAGGGGAGAAAGCGCCAGATCCTGACGGACACGGGGGGCCGCTTGCTGAAGGCCTTCGTGCACCCGGCCAACGAGCACGACAAGCGGGGTGGGGAGGCCTTGCTCCTGGGGATGGACCTCTCCCTTTGGCCAAGGGTGCAGAAGCTGTTTGTGGACTGGGGGTACCGGGGCCTCAAGGGGCTGGCTTCTTCCCTGGGGCTGGAGCTTGAGGTGGTGGCCCGTCCCTACGCGGGGGTGCGAGGGGTCTGGGTGCGGGAGGGGGAAGAGGCGCCGGAGCTTCCGCGGGAGAGGGGGTTCAAGCCCTTGCCCAAGCGGTGGGTGGTGGAGCGGACCTTTGCCTGGCTGGGGCGGAATCGGCGGCTCGCCAAGGACTATGAAGCCAACCCTGGGGTGAGCGAGGCCTGGGTGTATCTGGGCATGCTACGCTTGTTGGTGAAGCGGCTGGCCAGGGCCGCATGA
- a CDS encoding penicillin-binding transpeptidase domain-containing protein, protein MSGRIHALALFFALALFLLGLRAWQLQVLEYERYALRSQGNYLKTEDIPAPRGKILDRKGRVLAQDRLVVDLVYTGGEVAFKERLLPLLGLEDLPQVTEPTVLKASVPETLRPTLEELTAGQKNLYLRERIERYYPNPISGPVMGYVLRANAAQVKQGYSPEEEVGQAGLEAALEPYLRGKRGVRAVEVNVRGERLRETVLEEPTPGQDVVLTLDLALQRAAEKALEEALVDINAGRRLNGLPEEKQVKGAIVALDPTTGEVLAMASAPSFDPNLFAKRPVPEEAKALLEDKNLPLLNRAVQPYTPGSTFKLATSYALLEEGYVTPATTYRCSPYIVFGGQVRRNWASRDMGPMTVREAIAWSCNTWYYQAVAQDPLGLVDRLAKRARLLGLGEATGLEVAEKTGLLPTRAWKREALGEPWYPGETLSVAIGQGAVLATPAQIARMLATLATGGNKPALHLVKAIGGAPVQPRWERVPGRYWKVLQEGLRKTVSEGTARFVLGEFPVPTGGKTGTAETPGKRRGLEHAWYMGYGPTDGSPYPPLVVVAFFENGGEGSRVALPAVRKVMAAYWGIK, encoded by the coding sequence CCTCGGGCTTCGGGCGTGGCAGCTCCAGGTCCTGGAGTACGAGCGCTACGCCCTGCGAAGCCAGGGAAACTACCTGAAGACCGAGGACATCCCCGCCCCGCGTGGCAAGATCCTGGACCGGAAGGGGCGGGTCCTGGCTCAGGACCGGCTGGTGGTGGACCTCGTCTACACCGGGGGGGAGGTGGCCTTCAAGGAGAGGCTCCTCCCCCTCCTGGGCCTAGAAGACCTCCCCCAGGTCACGGAGCCCACGGTCCTGAAAGCCAGCGTCCCCGAGACCCTAAGGCCCACCCTGGAGGAGCTCACCGCCGGGCAGAAGAACCTCTACCTCCGGGAGAGGATTGAGCGCTACTACCCGAACCCCATCTCCGGCCCCGTCATGGGGTACGTCCTCCGGGCGAACGCCGCCCAGGTCAAGCAGGGGTACAGCCCCGAGGAGGAGGTGGGGCAGGCGGGCCTCGAGGCCGCCCTGGAGCCCTACCTCCGGGGCAAGCGGGGGGTGAGGGCGGTGGAGGTGAACGTCCGGGGGGAGAGGCTTCGGGAGACCGTCCTGGAGGAGCCCACCCCGGGGCAGGACGTGGTCCTCACCCTGGACCTCGCCCTCCAGCGAGCCGCAGAAAAGGCCCTGGAGGAAGCCCTCGTCGACATCAACGCCGGGAGAAGGCTGAACGGCCTGCCCGAGGAAAAGCAGGTGAAGGGGGCCATCGTGGCCTTGGACCCCACCACGGGGGAGGTTTTGGCCATGGCCAGCGCCCCCTCCTTTGACCCCAACCTCTTCGCCAAGCGCCCCGTCCCGGAGGAGGCGAAAGCGCTCCTCGAGGACAAGAACCTCCCCCTCCTCAACCGGGCGGTCCAGCCCTACACCCCGGGGTCCACCTTCAAGCTGGCCACGAGCTACGCCCTCCTGGAGGAGGGGTACGTGACCCCGGCGACCACCTACCGCTGTAGCCCCTACATCGTCTTCGGCGGCCAGGTGCGGCGCAACTGGGCGAGCCGGGACATGGGCCCCATGACGGTCCGGGAGGCCATCGCCTGGAGCTGCAACACCTGGTACTACCAGGCGGTGGCCCAGGACCCCCTGGGCCTCGTGGACCGCCTGGCGAAGCGGGCCCGGCTTTTGGGCCTGGGAGAGGCCACGGGGCTCGAGGTGGCGGAGAAGACGGGCCTCCTCCCCACCCGGGCCTGGAAGCGGGAGGCCCTGGGCGAGCCCTGGTACCCCGGGGAGACCCTCTCCGTGGCCATCGGCCAGGGGGCCGTCCTCGCCACCCCCGCCCAGATCGCCCGCATGCTCGCCACCCTCGCCACCGGGGGAAACAAGCCCGCCCTCCACCTGGTGAAGGCCATCGGGGGCGCTCCCGTCCAACCCCGGTGGGAAAGGGTTCCCGGCCGGTACTGGAAGGTCCTCCAGGAGGGCCTGCGCAAGACGGTCAGCGAGGGGACCGCCCGCTTCGTCCTGGGGGAGTTCCCCGTGCCCACGGGGGGCAAGACGGGCACCGCCGAAACCCCGGGGAAGCGACGCGGCCTGGAGCACGCCTGGTACATGGGCTACGGCCCCACCGACGGGAGCCCCTACCCGCCCCTCGTCGTGGTGGCCTTCTTTGAGAACGGCGGGGAGGGGAGCCGGGTGGCCCTGCCCGCGGTCCGCAAGGTGATGGCCGCCTACTGGGGGATAAAATAG
- a CDS encoding DUF420 domain-containing protein has protein sequence MKELLGLLAVWSIALSGVGVVVGVALIRRGQRVWHHRVMLSATALAALFLVFYLAKWGLYGTTAYGGPEAWRGAYYFLLLTHTLLAALNGPLALYVIWRALRGEFALHRRWARILVPVWLYVALSGWVIYLVLKRYGVAREGIAF, from the coding sequence GTGAAGGAGCTGCTTGGACTTTTGGCGGTGTGGAGCATCGCCCTTTCGGGGGTGGGGGTGGTGGTGGGCGTGGCCCTCATCCGGCGGGGGCAGCGGGTCTGGCACCACCGGGTGATGCTTTCGGCCACCGCCTTGGCCGCCCTCTTTCTCGTCTTCTACCTGGCCAAGTGGGGGCTTTACGGGACTACGGCCTACGGGGGGCCGGAGGCCTGGCGGGGGGCCTACTACTTCCTCCTCCTCACCCACACCCTCCTCGCCGCCCTGAACGGCCCCTTGGCCCTCTACGTCATCTGGCGCGCCCTTCGGGGGGAGTTTGCCCTCCACAGGCGTTGGGCCCGGATCCTCGTCCCCGTCTGGCTCTACGTCGCCCTCTCGGGCTGGGTCATCTACCTGGTGCTCAAGCGCTACGGCGTGGCCCGGGAAGGGATCGCCTTTTAA
- the argJ gene encoding bifunctional glutamate N-acetyltransferase/amino-acid acetyltransferase ArgJ encodes MAVRLPRGFRAGATRAGIKPSGRPDLALLVSGLPAAWAYAATQNRAAAPSIHRGRALYATGKPLRAVVVNAGNANCATGERGYEDDRRMAELAALRLGLSPEEVLTASTGVIGVPLPVEKIEKGLPQIGLTPFAEAFAEAILTTDTRPKVAEAEVAGARIVGLAKGSGMIHPNMATMLAFLVTDALVPQETLRAGWRRVVERTFNQVTVDGDTSTNDLALLMANGAYGEVPLEAFWEGVEAVAQALARMIARDGEGATKLMVVRVVGAATEEEARRAARAIAGSALWKSALYGNDPNWGRILAALGNSGARFDPLRVRIHLQGIPLYAGGVLPFDREAASQAMRAEVVEVLADLGEGEGAAEAYGCDLTEGYVRINALYTT; translated from the coding sequence ATGGCCGTGAGGCTTCCTAGGGGGTTTAGGGCGGGGGCCACCCGGGCGGGGATCAAGCCCTCGGGAAGGCCCGACCTCGCCCTTTTGGTCTCCGGCCTGCCCGCGGCCTGGGCCTACGCCGCCACGCAGAACCGGGCGGCGGCGCCCTCCATCCACCGGGGAAGGGCGCTTTACGCCACGGGGAAGCCCTTGAGGGCCGTGGTGGTGAACGCCGGGAACGCCAACTGCGCCACCGGGGAACGGGGCTACGAGGACGACCGGCGCATGGCCGAGCTCGCCGCCTTGCGCCTCGGGCTTTCCCCGGAGGAGGTCCTCACCGCCTCCACCGGGGTGATCGGGGTGCCCTTGCCCGTGGAAAAGATTGAGAAGGGCTTGCCCCAGATCGGCCTCACCCCCTTCGCCGAGGCCTTCGCCGAGGCCATCCTCACCACGGACACCCGCCCCAAGGTGGCCGAGGCTGAGGTGGCGGGGGCCAGGATCGTGGGCCTCGCCAAGGGAAGCGGCATGATCCACCCCAACATGGCCACCATGCTCGCCTTCCTGGTCACGGACGCCCTGGTTCCCCAGGAGACTTTGAGGGCCGGGTGGCGGCGGGTGGTGGAGCGCACCTTCAACCAGGTCACCGTGGACGGGGACACCTCCACCAACGACCTCGCCCTCCTCATGGCCAACGGGGCCTACGGGGAGGTGCCCCTGGAGGCCTTCTGGGAAGGGGTGGAGGCCGTGGCCCAGGCGCTTGCCCGCATGATTGCCCGGGACGGGGAGGGGGCCACCAAGCTCATGGTGGTGCGGGTGGTGGGGGCGGCCACGGAGGAGGAGGCGAGGCGGGCGGCGAGGGCCATTGCGGGGAGCGCCCTCTGGAAGAGTGCCCTCTACGGCAACGACCCCAACTGGGGGAGGATCCTGGCCGCCCTCGGCAACTCGGGGGCCCGGTTTGACCCCTTGCGGGTGCGCATCCACCTTCAGGGCATCCCCCTATACGCCGGCGGCGTCCTTCCCTTTGACCGGGAAGCGGCGAGCCAGGCCATGCGGGCTGAGGTGGTGGAGGTCTTGGCGGATCTGGGAGAGGGGGAAGGGGCGGCGGAGGCCTACGGGTGCGACCTGACGGAGGGGTATGTGCGCATAAACGCCTTGTACACGACTTGA